In Devosia sp. 1566, a single genomic region encodes these proteins:
- a CDS encoding aldo/keto reductase, with protein MDRRPLGRSELVIEPLVLGGNVFGWTVDQNTGFEVLDAFVDEGFTAIDTAEGYPNWVPGNPPGQSETIIGEWLKARGNRDSVHIFTKVNSAKNPGGLGAEAIKSAVEDSLRRLQTDYIDLYQSHWPDPDTPHEETLAAYDVLIRSGKVRVIGASNYTAAMMREAHEISVIKSLPRYDVLQPRFNLYDREEVEGEVQEMAVNGDIGIICYYSLAAGFLTGKYRSEADLNKSLRGGGVKNYLNPKGEAILKALDNVSAQVDATPAEVALAWIVAQPGISAPIASATSVEQVKSLAKGVRLKLSDEQVQTLSAAGR; from the coding sequence ATGGATCGTCGCCCGCTTGGCCGCAGTGAACTTGTGATCGAACCCCTGGTGCTGGGCGGCAATGTGTTCGGCTGGACCGTTGACCAGAACACCGGCTTTGAGGTGCTGGACGCGTTTGTAGACGAAGGCTTTACCGCCATCGACACTGCCGAAGGCTATCCTAACTGGGTGCCTGGCAACCCGCCGGGCCAGAGCGAAACCATTATCGGCGAGTGGCTCAAGGCGCGCGGCAACCGCGACAGCGTGCACATCTTCACCAAGGTAAATTCAGCCAAGAACCCCGGCGGCCTGGGCGCCGAGGCCATCAAGAGCGCCGTCGAAGACTCCCTGCGCCGCTTGCAGACCGATTATATCGACCTCTACCAGAGCCATTGGCCCGATCCAGATACCCCGCATGAGGAAACCCTCGCGGCCTATGATGTGCTGATCCGCTCGGGCAAGGTGCGCGTGATCGGTGCCTCGAACTACACCGCGGCCATGATGCGCGAGGCCCATGAGATTTCCGTCATCAAGTCCCTGCCCCGTTATGATGTGCTCCAGCCGCGCTTCAATCTCTACGATCGCGAGGAAGTCGAAGGCGAGGTGCAGGAAATGGCGGTAAATGGCGACATCGGCATCATCTGCTATTACAGCCTGGCTGCAGGATTCTTGACCGGCAAGTACCGCTCCGAGGCTGATCTGAACAAAAGCCTGCGCGGTGGCGGGGTCAAGAACTACCTTAACCCCAAGGGCGAAGCGATCCTCAAGGCGCTCGACAATGTTTCGGCGCAGGTCGACGCTACGCCCGCCGAAGTCGCACTGGCCTGGATCGTTGCCCAGCCCGGCATTTCAGCGCCCATCGCTTCGGCAACGTCCGTTGAGCAGGTCAAGAGCCTCGCCAAGGGCGTGCGGCTAAAGCTCAGCGACGAGCAGGTGCAGACCCTTTCGGCGGCAGGTCGCTAG
- a CDS encoding VOC family protein, which produces MARSITTVTLVVREYDAAIAYYCDLLDFTLLEDTPLGGKRWVVVAPRESRGVRLLLARADGPEQEAAIGRQAGGRVMLFLQTDDFAADFAAMTAKGVQFLEAPRHEPYGSVAVFADLYGNRWDLIEARPL; this is translated from the coding sequence ATGGCCCGATCGATTACAACAGTTACCCTGGTGGTCCGCGAATACGATGCGGCCATCGCCTATTACTGTGACCTGCTGGACTTCACGCTTCTTGAGGATACCCCGCTGGGCGGCAAGCGCTGGGTGGTGGTCGCCCCTAGGGAAAGCCGGGGCGTGCGGCTGCTCCTGGCCCGGGCAGATGGGCCCGAGCAGGAAGCCGCCATTGGCCGCCAAGCCGGCGGCCGCGTCATGTTGTTTCTCCAAACCGACGACTTCGCCGCTGACTTCGCCGCGATGACGGCAAAGGGCGTTCAGTTCCTTGAAGCACCCCGGCATGAGCCTTATGGAAGTGTCGCGGTGTTCGCTGATCTCTACGGCAATCGCTGGGATTTGATCGAAGCGAGGCCCCTATGA